The following are from one region of the Amylibacter sp. IMCC11727 genome:
- the recO gene encoding DNA repair protein RecO gives MEWRDEGVILAARRHGETSVILDVLTKEHGRHAGVVRGGASRKQAPVLQPGNQVEVEWRARLEDHLGAYRVELLKSRSGIMSDRGRLAALSSICALMRFAMPERMELTQIYADTLALIERLNSAAPFAADYAVWELMILEELGYGLDLSSCAATGGTQELIYVSPKSGRAVCRQAGAEYADRMLPLPEFLQMQGVDAELSDVLGALKTTGYFLERWLAPALGNRPLPDARARLVRVLEKGEKHAEI, from the coding sequence ATGGAATGGCGTGACGAAGGGGTCATATTGGCCGCACGGCGGCACGGCGAGACCTCGGTTATTTTAGATGTTTTAACAAAAGAACATGGCCGCCATGCGGGGGTCGTGCGCGGTGGTGCATCGCGCAAGCAAGCGCCTGTGCTGCAACCTGGCAATCAGGTGGAGGTCGAATGGCGCGCCCGACTGGAGGATCATCTGGGGGCGTACCGCGTGGAGTTGTTGAAATCGCGCAGCGGAATCATGTCTGATCGGGGACGATTGGCGGCGCTGAGTTCGATTTGCGCGTTGATGCGGTTTGCCATGCCAGAGCGGATGGAATTGACGCAGATTTACGCTGACACTTTGGCGTTAATCGAGCGGCTGAATTCAGCCGCGCCATTTGCGGCGGATTACGCGGTGTGGGAGCTGATGATCCTAGAAGAGTTGGGCTATGGGTTGGATTTGTCGTCCTGTGCGGCCACGGGTGGGACGCAAGAGTTGATTTATGTATCGCCCAAAAGTGGCCGTGCCGTGTGTCGCCAAGCGGGGGCAGAATATGCGGATCGGATGCTGCCGCTGCCAGAGTTTTTGCAGATGCAGGGTGTGGATGCGGAGCTGTCAGATGTGCTGGGCGCATTAAAGACCACGGGGTATTTTTTGGAGCGCTGGTTGGCGCCTGCACTGGGGAACCGCCCCCTGCCAGATGCGCGGGCGCGGTTGGTGCGCGTGCTGGAGAAAGGGGAAAAACATGCGGAAATTTGA
- a CDS encoding phosphoenolpyruvate carboxykinase has protein sequence MEAGRFNPSQSLEKTGITGVAKAHYNLLEPALIETSVKRGEGELGQGGTILVSTGKFTGRSPKDKFVVDEPSVKDTIWWENNPPMAQDAFAQLHADMLDHMKGGEYFVQDLFGGADPDYRVNVRMVTELAWHSLFIRTMLRRPEVEELDTFAPEYTVINCPSFNADPAKHGCRSETVIAISIEKKLILIAGTEYAGENKKSVFSLLNYLLPDQGVMPMHCSANHATDDKDDVAVFFGLSGTGKTTLSADPNRILIGDDEHGWSDNGTFNFEGGCYAKTINLSAEAEPEIFATTQKFGTVIENMVYDPFTKELDFDDDSLTANMRCAYPLHYISNASDTGLGGTPRNIIMLTCDAFGVLPPISRLTPAQAMYHFLSGFTSKVAGTERGVTEPQPTFSTCFGAPFMPRRPEAYGALLRDRIAASGATCWLVNTGWTGGAYGTGSRMPIRATRALLTAALDGSLNSADFRKDENFGFDVPTSCAGVADVLLDPRRTWDDPASYDRNAAKLVQMFSDNFKQYEEYVSDDVLAEKVGA, from the coding sequence ATGGAAGCAGGCCGCTTCAATCCTTCCCAATCTTTGGAAAAAACGGGCATCACGGGTGTCGCTAAGGCGCACTACAACTTGCTGGAGCCAGCCCTGATCGAAACATCCGTCAAACGCGGCGAAGGCGAACTGGGCCAAGGCGGAACGATTCTCGTTTCCACAGGCAAATTCACGGGCCGCTCTCCTAAAGACAAATTTGTGGTGGATGAGCCTTCCGTAAAAGACACCATCTGGTGGGAAAACAACCCGCCCATGGCCCAAGACGCATTTGCGCAACTGCACGCAGACATGCTCGACCACATGAAAGGTGGCGAATATTTCGTCCAAGATCTGTTTGGGGGCGCTGACCCAGATTACCGCGTCAACGTGCGCATGGTGACAGAGCTGGCATGGCATTCCCTATTCATCCGCACCATGCTGCGCCGTCCAGAAGTCGAGGAACTCGACACCTTCGCACCAGAATACACGGTCATCAACTGCCCGTCCTTCAACGCGGACCCAGCCAAACACGGCTGTCGCAGCGAAACAGTGATCGCCATTTCTATCGAAAAGAAACTGATCCTGATTGCGGGCACGGAATACGCTGGCGAAAACAAGAAGTCTGTTTTCTCTCTGCTGAACTACCTTCTGCCAGACCAAGGCGTCATGCCGATGCACTGCTCTGCAAACCACGCAACAGATGACAAAGACGACGTGGCTGTGTTCTTTGGCCTGTCTGGCACAGGTAAAACGACCCTGTCAGCGGACCCCAACCGCATTTTGATCGGCGATGACGAACATGGCTGGTCCGACAACGGAACCTTCAACTTTGAAGGCGGCTGTTACGCCAAAACGATCAACCTCTCCGCCGAGGCAGAGCCAGAGATTTTTGCCACTACACAGAAATTCGGCACTGTGATCGAAAACATGGTCTACGATCCGTTCACCAAAGAGCTGGATTTCGACGATGATAGCCTCACCGCCAACATGCGTTGCGCCTATCCTCTGCACTACATCTCTAACGCATCTGACACGGGTCTTGGTGGCACTCCACGCAACATCATCATGCTTACATGTGATGCCTTTGGCGTTCTGCCTCCGATTTCACGCCTGACACCTGCACAGGCAATGTACCACTTCCTGTCTGGCTTCACATCCAAAGTAGCTGGCACAGAACGCGGTGTAACAGAACCACAACCAACGTTTTCCACCTGCTTTGGTGCACCGTTCATGCCGCGCCGCCCAGAAGCCTACGGCGCTCTGCTGCGGGACCGTATCGCAGCATCGGGTGCAACCTGCTGGTTGGTGAACACAGGTTGGACAGGCGGCGCCTACGGCACAGGTTCGCGCATGCCAATCCGCGCCACCCGCGCTTTGCTGACAGCCGCGCTCGATGGTTCATTGAACAGCGCAGACTTCCGCAAAGACGAAAACTTCGGCTTTGACGTTCCAACATCCTGCGCAGGCGTGGCCGACGTCCTGCTCGATCCGCGTCGCACATGGGACGACCCCGCCAGCTATGACCGCAACGCGGCCAAATTGGTTCAGATGTTCTCTGACAACTTCAAACAATACGAAGAATACGTCAGCGACGATGTTCTGGCTGAAAAAGTCGGCGCATAA
- a CDS encoding DUF1007 family protein, whose translation MKRLPATLACVLAPLPALAHPHVFVDAGVSFIFNDAGQLTSVKIEWAYDDLYTLITLDDLGLDVDGDGIITVAEQEKLVGFDMKWIDGFEGDLYVTLADTPLILSQPKEYTAELVDGRLITSHVRTFENPITLSSETIALKVYDPTYYSAYTLDLGAEVINNTGCNMTQIPADLGKAYDVVENLLYGSNSDDDYPAVGENFADTLTLSCETSS comes from the coding sequence ATGAAACGTCTTCCCGCCACTTTGGCCTGTGTTTTGGCCCCGCTACCTGCGCTGGCACATCCCCATGTGTTTGTGGACGCGGGCGTGTCATTTATCTTCAACGACGCGGGCCAATTAACATCCGTTAAAATCGAATGGGCCTACGATGATCTTTACACGCTGATCACGCTCGATGATTTGGGGTTGGATGTGGACGGGGATGGCATCATCACCGTGGCCGAACAGGAAAAACTCGTTGGCTTTGACATGAAATGGATTGATGGGTTTGAAGGCGATCTTTACGTCACCCTCGCCGACACTCCCCTAATCCTAAGCCAACCCAAAGAATACACCGCCGAACTGGTGGATGGTCGACTCATCACATCCCACGTGCGCACCTTCGAAAATCCCATAACCCTATCGTCTGAAACCATCGCACTGAAAGTCTACGATCCCACCTATTACTCCGCTTACACCCTCGATCTCGGGGCCGAGGTGATCAACAACACTGGCTGTAACATGACCCAAATTCCTGCGGATCTCGGCAAAGCCTACGATGTGGTGGAAAACCTGCTCTATGGCAGCAACTCTGATGATGATTACCCTGCGGTGGGCGAAAACTTTGCCGACACGTTGACCTTATCATGCGAAACATCCTCCTAG
- a CDS encoding acyl-CoA dehydrogenase family protein translates to MLLPNLLNTCAAAIPAVENVVDRARAKVAENVTVDGRVNGKAFEDHQFAAHGLAWYATYLLSLQQMHKWATHLDAEGKFGELEQLILQISFGEYLWQIWGGIPMSQGEVVRLQDLGLSQSDQMALAVESVQTLTQQGNTQDARSRLVDLMLERDGAATVGVTGLDEELEMIRDQFRRFADERVMPDAHEWHLKDELIPMEIINELSEMGVFGLTIPEEYGGLGMSKASMCVVSEELSRGYIGVGSLGTRSEIAAELIIAGGTEEQKQKWLPQLASGETLPTAVFTEPNTGSDLGSLRTRAVKDGDDWSITGNKTWITHAARTNVMTLLARTDPDTTNYSGLSMFLAEKTPGTDEAPFPTDGMTGGEIEVLGYRGMKEYELAFDNFKVKGENLLGGVEGQGFKQLMQTFESARIQTAARAIGVAQNAMEIATKYAQDRKQFGKELLAFPRIRSKIAMMAVEIMVTRQLTYHSAFEKDNDRRCDLEAGMAKLLGARVAWSAADNGLQIHGGNGFALEYPISRVLCDARILNIFEGAAEIQATVIARRLLEVGRN, encoded by the coding sequence ATGTTGTTGCCTAACCTTTTGAACACCTGCGCCGCTGCCATCCCTGCGGTTGAAAATGTCGTGGATCGTGCGCGTGCGAAAGTTGCGGAAAACGTAACTGTCGATGGACGCGTGAATGGCAAAGCATTTGAAGATCACCAATTCGCGGCCCACGGGCTTGCATGGTACGCCACGTATCTTTTGTCCCTGCAACAAATGCACAAATGGGCAACGCATTTGGACGCCGAAGGCAAATTTGGCGAACTGGAACAACTGATCCTGCAAATCAGCTTTGGCGAATACCTCTGGCAAATCTGGGGCGGCATTCCGATGTCCCAAGGCGAGGTAGTGCGCCTACAGGATTTGGGCCTGTCCCAATCCGATCAAATGGCACTGGCTGTGGAATCTGTGCAAACTCTGACACAACAAGGCAACACCCAAGACGCCCGCTCTCGTCTGGTTGATCTGATGCTCGAACGGGACGGCGCAGCCACTGTGGGGGTCACGGGGCTCGACGAAGAACTGGAAATGATCCGCGACCAATTCCGCCGCTTTGCCGATGAACGCGTGATGCCAGATGCCCACGAATGGCACCTGAAGGACGAGTTGATCCCGATGGAAATCATCAACGAACTGTCTGAAATGGGCGTGTTCGGCCTGACCATCCCCGAAGAATACGGCGGGCTAGGCATGTCCAAAGCGTCCATGTGTGTGGTCTCCGAAGAACTGTCTCGCGGCTACATTGGCGTTGGGTCCCTTGGCACACGCTCCGAAATCGCCGCAGAACTGATCATTGCAGGCGGCACGGAAGAACAGAAACAAAAATGGCTGCCACAATTGGCATCGGGTGAGACCCTGCCAACAGCCGTCTTCACCGAACCAAACACAGGCTCTGACCTTGGCTCCTTGCGCACCCGCGCCGTGAAAGACGGCGATGACTGGTCCATCACAGGCAACAAAACATGGATCACCCACGCCGCGCGCACAAACGTCATGACCCTGCTGGCCCGAACCGATCCAGACACCACCAACTACTCTGGCTTGTCTATGTTCCTCGCTGAAAAGACACCGGGCACGGATGAGGCCCCTTTCCCAACGGACGGCATGACAGGCGGCGAAATCGAAGTCCTCGGATACCGTGGCATGAAAGAATACGAACTGGCGTTTGATAACTTTAAGGTCAAAGGCGAAAACCTGCTTGGCGGCGTTGAAGGCCAAGGCTTCAAACAGCTGATGCAAACCTTTGAATCCGCCCGCATCCAAACCGCCGCCCGCGCCATCGGCGTAGCGCAAAACGCCATGGAAATCGCCACAAAATACGCCCAAGACCGCAAGCAGTTTGGCAAAGAGCTGCTCGCCTTCCCGCGTATCCGCTCAAAAATTGCGATGATGGCTGTGGAAATTATGGTCACCCGCCAGCTGACTTACCATTCCGCGTTTGAAAAAGACAACGACCGCCGCTGCGATCTCGAGGCAGGCATGGCCAAACTCCTCGGCGCCCGTGTCGCATGGTCCGCCGCAGACAACGGCTTGCAAATTCACGGCGGCAACGGGTTTGCTCTCGAATACCCGATCTCCCGCGTCCTATGTGACGCGCGGATTTTGAACATCTTCGAAGGCGCGGCGGAAATTCAAGCCACCGTCATCGCTCGCCGCTTGCTCGAAGTGGGCCGCAACTGA
- a CDS encoding DUF1294 domain-containing protein produces MTNLILYLMGINALTALIFFYDKRQSQSGGWRVPENSLLGLAILGGSLGAKFAQLKFRHKTRKQPFGHILNAILVLQILLVLALALPWTRTILLSPT; encoded by the coding sequence ATGACAAACCTGATCCTCTACCTCATGGGCATCAATGCCCTCACCGCGCTCATCTTTTTCTACGACAAACGCCAATCCCAATCAGGCGGCTGGCGCGTGCCAGAAAATTCGTTGCTTGGCTTGGCAATCCTTGGCGGTTCTTTAGGCGCAAAATTTGCCCAACTTAAATTCCGCCACAAAACCCGCAAACAGCCGTTTGGCCATATACTGAACGCCATCCTTGTTCTACAAATCCTGCTGGTTCTCGCGCTCGCCCTGCCATGGACCCGTACGATTTTGCTGTCCCCCACATGA
- a CDS encoding META domain-containing protein — MKKIALIALLTLTACQKDETISGQTDASDTWLLIQMNGEPIVPDITLTFPEKGRIAGRAPCNTYFASQTAPLPWFEVSGIASTKRACPNLKLETAYFQTLDSMTLIERKGDTLLLSDDAHQSLEFKLRD; from the coding sequence ATGAAAAAGATCGCGCTCATTGCCCTCCTAACGCTAACAGCCTGTCAAAAGGATGAAACCATCTCTGGCCAAACCGATGCTTCAGACACATGGCTGCTTATCCAAATGAACGGTGAACCGATTGTGCCAGACATCACGCTGACCTTTCCAGAAAAAGGCCGCATCGCTGGCCGTGCGCCCTGCAACACGTATTTCGCTTCCCAAACCGCACCCTTGCCGTGGTTCGAAGTGTCGGGCATCGCCTCTACCAAACGCGCCTGCCCCAACCTCAAACTCGAAACAGCCTATTTTCAAACGCTGGACTCCATGACCCTAATCGAACGCAAAGGGGATACGCTTTTGTTGTCCGACGACGCGCATCAAAGTCTGGAATTCAAACTGAGGGATTAG
- a CDS encoding phage tail protein, with protein sequence MSGKKQDTNWPLPKFYFSVIIGGETVSFQEVSGLDVENQTIEYRHGDSPVYKTVKMPGMQKLGNVTLKRGVFTKDNKFWDWYSKIEMNTIEREFVQIQLLDQSGKPTMTWTLDNAFPVKVSGIDLQEEGNDVAVETIEIAYEKLSVSNS encoded by the coding sequence ATGTCAGGCAAGAAACAAGACACGAACTGGCCCCTTCCAAAATTCTATTTCTCAGTCATCATTGGCGGTGAAACAGTCTCCTTCCAAGAAGTTTCGGGCCTCGATGTCGAAAACCAAACCATTGAATATCGCCATGGTGACAGCCCTGTTTATAAAACAGTCAAAATGCCAGGGATGCAAAAACTCGGAAACGTCACGTTGAAAAGGGGCGTTTTCACAAAAGATAACAAATTTTGGGATTGGTACAGTAAGATCGAAATGAACACGATCGAACGTGAATTCGTTCAGATCCAGTTACTTGATCAATCGGGTAAACCAACCATGACATGGACCCTCGACAACGCTTTCCCCGTCAAAGTAAGCGGAATCGATCTTCAAGAAGAAGGCAACGACGTCGCGGTGGAAACCATCGAAATTGCGTATGAAAAACTCAGCGTCAGCAATTCTTAA
- a CDS encoding SH3 domain-containing protein → MILKKNTNYFIAQNSTVLRQTPATDGDAVNHLLFGDWLRWLGQTDGDWEKIKCRGDTGWVRKSDITETRALEVNFVDIGQGDGTHIVTPDDQVLVIDAGKTDNMLRYLSWRYNLRGRKVKGVDGVEPNDRGAKDPFHIDRVMVSHPDKDHYYGFKDIFEHPKLSVGQMFHNGIVERSVSKADKEAVKDIPHVKYLWDLGLGYSPKRGENYLTEIIGSNRQLRDLEKAQRHTTKDYMETLRTAVANPNNKGMRFQALDSEDGFVPGFEDGAPVTMEILGPVPQRITIDGARRKVLPTLGDEGETKNGHSVVVKLRIGALKILLGGDLNTASEDYLFRHYCAAQEDVSDLEKTIFELEAKGSTMTDAERQELDIAQASIEALVAKGRKTFQVDVAKACHHGSHHFSETFLRALNALAVVISSGDDEAYAHPRPDALGAFGRYGRGHRPLIFSTEISRRTREFSKVSDFYERILDFKKRIDEAPNKRERKKVERELEEAKDRNVAVYGMITLRSDGDRTIMAQKIELPTRNDQKWDIHELKYNENVGEFRYVDKTKESH, encoded by the coding sequence ATGATCCTGAAAAAGAATACAAATTACTTTATCGCTCAAAATTCTACGGTTTTACGGCAAACCCCTGCCACCGATGGGGATGCGGTGAACCATCTTTTGTTCGGGGATTGGCTGCGCTGGTTGGGTCAAACGGACGGCGATTGGGAAAAGATCAAATGCCGCGGTGACACGGGATGGGTGCGCAAATCCGACATAACAGAGACGCGGGCGCTTGAAGTGAATTTCGTGGATATTGGCCAAGGAGATGGCACGCACATCGTGACGCCTGACGATCAGGTTTTGGTCATTGATGCGGGGAAAACCGACAACATGCTGCGCTATCTTTCATGGCGCTATAACTTGCGGGGGCGCAAGGTGAAGGGTGTGGATGGGGTGGAGCCCAACGACAGAGGGGCCAAGGATCCGTTTCATATTGATCGGGTCATGGTCTCGCATCCTGACAAAGATCATTACTATGGGTTTAAGGATATTTTTGAACACCCGAAACTGAGCGTTGGACAGATGTTTCACAATGGCATCGTGGAACGGTCCGTCAGCAAGGCGGATAAAGAGGCAGTAAAAGACATCCCGCATGTGAAGTATTTGTGGGATCTGGGTCTTGGATATTCGCCCAAACGGGGGGAGAATTATCTGACCGAAATCATTGGCAGCAACAGACAACTGCGCGACTTGGAAAAGGCGCAGCGCCATACAACAAAGGATTATATGGAAACCCTGCGCACGGCGGTTGCGAACCCCAACAACAAGGGGATGAGGTTTCAAGCGCTCGATTCAGAGGACGGGTTTGTGCCAGGATTTGAGGATGGAGCGCCCGTGACGATGGAAATTCTGGGACCCGTTCCACAGCGTATCACGATTGACGGAGCAAGGCGCAAGGTGCTGCCCACTCTTGGGGATGAGGGGGAGACAAAGAACGGCCATTCCGTGGTGGTTAAGTTGCGCATTGGGGCGTTGAAAATCCTGCTTGGGGGGGATTTGAACACCGCATCCGAAGATTATCTGTTCCGCCATTATTGTGCAGCCCAAGAAGATGTGTCCGATTTGGAAAAAACTATTTTTGAGTTGGAAGCCAAGGGCAGCACGATGACGGATGCGGAGCGGCAGGAATTGGATATTGCGCAAGCGAGCATCGAAGCTTTGGTCGCCAAGGGGCGCAAGACGTTTCAGGTAGATGTGGCAAAGGCGTGCCATCACGGCAGCCACCATTTTTCCGAAACGTTTTTGCGCGCGTTGAATGCCTTGGCGGTGGTGATTTCAAGCGGGGATGACGAGGCTTATGCCCATCCGCGCCCCGATGCGCTCGGGGCGTTTGGGCGATATGGGCGGGGGCATCGCCCATTGATTTTCAGTACGGAAATTTCGCGCAGAACGCGGGAGTTTTCGAAAGTATCCGATTTTTACGAACGGATATTGGATTTCAAAAAACGCATAGATGAAGCGCCAAACAAACGAGAACGCAAAAAGGTAGAGCGGGAGTTGGAAGAGGCGAAGGATCGCAATGTGGCGGTGTATGGGATGATAACGCTGCGATCAGACGGGGATCGCACGATCATGGCGCAAAAGATCGAATTGCCCACGCGCAATGACCAAAAGTGGGATATTCACGAGCTGAAGTACAACGAAAACGTGGGTGAGTTTCGCTATGTCGATAAAACGAAAGAGAGCCACTGA
- a CDS encoding FAD-binding oxidoreductase, whose translation MSRLKRIYHADAYDTGRPVGSYWEAVTPAPAVDPCLNGDIETDVAVIGAGFTGLSAALHLAKDHGFAPVVLDAAPVGWGASGRNAGFNCMGGGKISDAAYARRWGTEDLGVFYRAQVRATQVVDDVLSAQGIDADVQPRGEWLMAHRPKDFDGFAQDAAFLNKVAGVKSEIIPKTALREHGVNGAGFHGAMWSDVGFCLNPQKYVFGLADAVRKAGGRICANTTVEGIEQLSDGRFALYTAQGRVVAEKLVLAGNGYNSDNLPHWMGGRYTPVVSHIMVTEPMGDNVLADQGWRVNQMTCDTRKMLHYFRLLPDGRMLFGMRGTPNLGPRDRARMPSAVRADFDAMFPAWRGVRTAYHWSGLICVARNLVPYVGPIGGWSGAFTAMAFHGNGVSMGSYTGKLMAGMVAGKPYEEPLPDGMQAEPARYPFARVRRWGLPAAFKWYGWQDR comes from the coding sequence ATGTCGCGGTTGAAACGGATTTACCATGCGGATGCCTATGATACGGGCAGACCTGTTGGCAGTTATTGGGAAGCCGTAACGCCAGCGCCCGCCGTTGATCCGTGTTTGAATGGGGATATCGAAACGGATGTGGCGGTGATTGGTGCGGGGTTTACGGGCCTGTCTGCGGCGTTGCATTTGGCCAAGGATCACGGGTTTGCCCCTGTTGTTCTGGATGCCGCACCTGTGGGGTGGGGCGCGTCTGGGCGCAATGCTGGATTCAATTGCATGGGGGGCGGCAAGATATCGGATGCGGCGTATGCGCGGCGCTGGGGGACGGAGGATTTGGGCGTGTTTTACCGCGCACAAGTCCGCGCGACGCAGGTGGTGGATGACGTGTTATCCGCGCAGGGTATTGATGCCGATGTGCAACCGCGCGGCGAATGGTTGATGGCGCATCGCCCCAAGGATTTTGATGGGTTTGCACAGGACGCGGCGTTTCTGAATAAAGTGGCAGGGGTGAAAAGCGAGATCATTCCCAAGACGGCGTTGCGCGAACACGGTGTGAATGGGGCGGGGTTTCACGGAGCCATGTGGTCCGATGTGGGGTTTTGTTTGAACCCGCAAAAATATGTTTTTGGGCTGGCGGATGCGGTGCGCAAGGCTGGAGGGCGAATTTGTGCAAATACCACCGTTGAAGGGATCGAACAGCTGTCTGATGGGCGGTTTGCTTTGTACACGGCGCAAGGACGTGTGGTGGCAGAGAAGCTGGTTTTGGCCGGCAATGGGTATAATTCGGATAACCTGCCGCACTGGATGGGCGGGCGGTATACGCCCGTGGTTAGCCACATTATGGTGACGGAACCCATGGGAGATAACGTGCTGGCGGATCAGGGGTGGCGGGTGAACCAGATGACCTGTGACACACGTAAGATGCTGCATTATTTCCGCCTGCTGCCTGATGGGCGGATGCTGTTTGGGATGCGGGGCACGCCCAATTTAGGCCCGCGTGATCGGGCGCGAATGCCAAGCGCGGTGCGGGCGGATTTTGATGCGATGTTTCCCGCGTGGCGGGGCGTGCGCACGGCCTATCACTGGTCTGGGCTGATCTGTGTGGCGCGCAATTTGGTGCCCTATGTCGGGCCGATTGGGGGATGGAGTGGCGCGTTTACGGCGATGGCGTTTCACGGCAACGGTGTGTCCATGGGCAGCTATACGGGTAAGTTGATGGCGGGGATGGTGGCAGGGAAACCGTATGAGGAGCCATTGCCAGATGGGATGCAGGCAGAGCCAGCACGGTATCCGTTTGCGCGGGTTCGGCGCTGGGGATTGCCCGCGGCGTTTAAATGGTACGGTTGGCAGGATCGGTGA
- a CDS encoding DNA-3-methyladenine glycosylase I — MRKFDQIRGMALERKGSEAALEEAISAHDHARDISALGDDRILAEFSKRVFQAGFNWSVIEKKWDGFEAAFHGFDIGRNAFMSDEDLDTHLQDTGIVRHATKILSVRDNAIFLSDLAQEHGTAGRFFEDWPSSDLVGLWDVMKKRGARLGGSTGQYALRFLGKDSFILSRAVVRALSDAGVLEGKATSKGELRKAQEAFNAWAEETGESYTRMSRILAMSVPD, encoded by the coding sequence ATGCGGAAATTTGATCAGATCAGAGGGATGGCGCTGGAGCGCAAAGGCAGCGAAGCCGCGTTGGAAGAGGCCATATCGGCCCATGATCATGCCCGTGATATATCTGCGCTGGGCGATGACCGTATTTTGGCGGAGTTTTCAAAACGGGTGTTTCAGGCGGGGTTCAATTGGTCCGTTATCGAAAAGAAATGGGATGGATTTGAAGCGGCGTTTCATGGGTTTGATATAGGGCGCAATGCGTTCATGTCCGATGAGGATTTGGACACGCATTTGCAAGACACAGGGATCGTGCGCCACGCCACCAAGATTTTATCTGTGCGCGATAATGCGATTTTTTTGAGTGATTTGGCGCAGGAACATGGGACAGCGGGGCGGTTTTTTGAGGATTGGCCGTCGAGCGATTTGGTTGGCCTGTGGGATGTGATGAAAAAACGGGGTGCGCGGCTCGGGGGGAGTACGGGGCAATATGCGCTGCGGTTTTTGGGCAAGGACAGTTTCATCCTGAGCCGTGCGGTGGTGCGGGCGTTAAGCGATGCGGGGGTGCTGGAGGGCAAAGCCACGAGCAAGGGTGAATTGCGAAAGGCACAAGAGGCATTTAACGCATGGGCCGAAGAGACAGGCGAAAGCTACACGCGGATGAGCCGCATTTTAGCGATGTCTGTGCCTGACTAA
- a CDS encoding amidohydrolase translates to MTDLSEMMEWRHDFHAHPELGFDEHRTSARVAALLESFGLEVQCGVGGTGVVGVLQKGNSTRSIGLRADMDALPIHEANGFAHKSQNDGVMHACGHDGHTAMLLGAAKQLAHDGDFNGRVVFLFQPNEEHGEGALAMLKDGVFDRFSVDEVYGMHNIPGMEVGSFATRAGPICASEALFEIEISAQGGHAALPHMGVDAIVVGAEIVSALQTIVSRKLNPSLNGVVSITEFETDGKRNVLPGHAVLRGDARALSPEVNSAIEVRMRQIVAGVCLAHGVAGQVRYDTIFPSVINDVVAAQDGTRAARQVGAVNGSCEPKLFSEDFAHFANAKRGCFMLMGNGVSGSHARPLHSADYDFNDEVLGLGAAFWVKLVEQQLA, encoded by the coding sequence ATGACCGATCTAAGCGAAATGATGGAATGGCGGCATGATTTTCATGCCCATCCAGAGTTGGGATTTGATGAACACCGCACATCGGCGCGGGTGGCGGCGTTGCTGGAGAGCTTTGGGCTGGAGGTGCAGTGCGGTGTTGGGGGCACAGGTGTTGTTGGAGTTTTGCAAAAGGGCAACAGCACACGCAGTATTGGGTTGCGGGCCGATATGGACGCACTGCCGATCCATGAGGCAAATGGCTTTGCGCATAAATCGCAAAACGATGGTGTGATGCACGCCTGTGGTCATGATGGGCATACGGCGATGTTGCTGGGTGCGGCGAAGCAGTTGGCCCATGACGGGGATTTCAATGGACGCGTGGTGTTTCTGTTCCAACCGAATGAAGAACACGGCGAAGGCGCGCTGGCCATGTTGAAAGATGGAGTGTTTGATAGGTTCAGCGTCGATGAAGTTTATGGGATGCACAATATTCCAGGTATGGAAGTCGGATCGTTTGCCACGCGTGCAGGGCCAATTTGTGCAAGCGAGGCCTTGTTCGAGATTGAGATATCCGCGCAAGGGGGGCATGCGGCGCTGCCCCATATGGGGGTGGATGCGATTGTTGTGGGCGCAGAGATTGTCAGCGCGCTGCAAACCATCGTGTCACGTAAGCTGAACCCCAGTTTGAACGGTGTGGTGTCGATCACTGAGTTTGAGACGGATGGGAAACGCAATGTGTTGCCTGGCCATGCGGTGTTGCGTGGGGATGCGCGGGCGTTGAGCCCTGAAGTAAACAGCGCCATTGAAGTGCGGATGCGCCAGATTGTGGCGGGCGTGTGTTTGGCCCATGGTGTTGCAGGGCAGGTCCGTTACGACACGATTTTTCCCTCCGTCATTAATGACGTAGTTGCGGCCCAAGATGGGACGCGTGCGGCACGACAGGTGGGCGCGGTGAATGGGTCTTGCGAGCCGAAGTTGTTTTCCGAGGATTTTGCACATTTCGCAAATGCCAAACGCGGGTGTTTTATGTTGATGGGCAATGGTGTGAGTGGTTCGCACGCGCGTCCGCTGCATTCGGCGGACTATGATTTCAATGATGAGGTGTTGGGTCTTGGGGCCGCGTTTTGGGTGAAGCTGGTTGAACAGCAGTTAGCCTAG